In the genome of Nocardioides sp. NBC_00368, the window TTCGGTCGTCTGCTCGGTCATGTAGCTGGGCTCCCTGTGCGTGGGTGCGGGTTGTGTCTCAAGGTCAATCGTCGCACATCCGCGGTTATTCCCGGTGGTCGGCGGACCACGTCCGAGCGACCCGGGCGGCGACCTGGACCAGCGAGTCGTACGCCTGGCTCAGTGCCCGCTCCTCCCCGACGCTGTCGACGAGCGAGTAGGCGGCATCGATGCCGAGCGTCCGCATCTCCCGACCGCTCATGCTGACCTTCCCCGCCAGCACGATGCAGGGCCGCAGCGCCTGCTCGGCGAGCCGCGCCACCCCGGCCGGCACCTTTCCGGCGGCGCTCTGCGGGTCGAAGGACCCCTCGCCGGTGATCACCAGATCGGCCCGGGCGGCCAGCTCGGGCAGCCCCAGCAGGTCGGCGACGACGTCGAGACCGGACCGGCGCGTGGCCCCGAGGAGCAGCAGCGCGAACCCCATCCCGCCGGCCGCGCCCGCGCCCTTCTCGGTCGCGATCTTGCGCGAGGTCGCGGCCGCCAGGTCCTGGAGCGCGCCGTCCCAGCGCGGCATGGTCTCCTCGGCCAGCCCCTTCTGCGCACCGTAGACCTTGACCGCGCCGAAGAGCCCGGTCAGCGGGTTGTCCACGTCGCTGGCGATGACGATGTCGAGGCCCAGCGGCTCGGGCATCGTGACCTCGGTGACGCCCTCCAGCCCGGCGACACCGGCGTCGAGCGGCCGGTCCGCGGTGGCGCCCAGGGCGGCCAGCAGCCCCGCTCCCCCGTCGCTGGTGCCCGAGCCGCCGAGACCGACCACGACCGTGCTCGCCCCGGCGTCGCGGGCGGCGAGGAGCAGCTGCCCCACCCCGTACGAGGTCGCCTGCTCGGCGCCCTCCCCACCGGTCAGGTGCAGACCGGCGGCCTGGGCGGACTCGACATAGGCGGTGGCGCCGTCGACCAGCACCTGCGCCGACACCGGCTCACCGTGCGGCCCCCTGACCTCGACCTCGCGGAGATCGCCGCCCAGCACGTCGTGCAGCAGCTCGAGGAATCCCGGTCCTCCATCAGCCATCGGGGCCAGCGAGAGCTCGTCTCGGGGAGCCGTACGCCGCCACCCCTCCGCGATCGCGGAGGCCGCCTGGGAGGCGGTGAGCGTGCCGGCGTACTTGTCGGGGGCGATCAGCACTCGCATGGCCGAAACCTACCCGCGCACAGAAGTCGAGGGGCGGCCCAGGACCGCTGTCGACGTCGTAACCAATGCGCATGCGTCGCGTTAAGGTCGTTTCGTGCGGATCTTCGGGCGGCGCGGCGCCAGGGACTCAGAGAGCAGGCGGATCAGCGCCTTCTGGACCTGGTGGGCCCAGAAGGGCGCGCTGGCCTGCGGTGCCGCGCTCGACGCCGACGACCAGGACGCCCTGGTCACCCTGCTGGCACGACGGGTCGACGCGATGGAGGCGGGCCTGAGCTGGGAGGTCGGCCCCGGCCCCCTGGGCGGACGGCTGCTGGTCGTCTCCGCCGCCGGCAACCCGGACCATCGCGCGCTCGCGCGCCGCTGGCTGCTCGCCGCCCCCGAGCCCGACGGCGTCTCGCCGTGGGAGTTCAGCGACCAGCGCCCGCCGGTCGACGATCCGGTCGAGGCCGTGCTCACCACGCCCGGGGGCGACGCGCTCCGGCTCGCCGACGTGCTGGTCGGTGCCCGCCAGAAGGGCGCCCACTTCGATCTCACCCTCTTCCACCCGGCCTTCCTCGACCTCGCCGAGGACGCCCGGCTGCAGGTCGCTTTCCACGCTCTCGACACCACGCTGGGCGAGTCCAGCACGGAGCTGTGGATCGGCGAGGTCGAGACCACCACGGTCCGTCCCCATGACGGCTTCGGGCTCGACGGGCTGCGGGCAGCGGTGCGGAACCTCCGCAAGGAGTACGTCGACCCCGACGGCAACCCTGCCTGGGTGCTCCTCCACGGGGAGAGCCCCCGGGGTCCGGTGATCGCGAGCGCGGTCGTGCCGCTGCACCCGGTGACGGCGCCCAACCTGACCCATCACGTCGGTGTGATGGTGCCCTACGTCGGCTTCGCCGAGCGCGGCCTCCCCTCGGCCGACGCGCTGCACGAGCTGAGTCAGCTCGAGGACCGGCTCGCCATGAACCTCGGTCCCGACGGCCGCGTCGTGGCGCACGAGACCACCAACGGCGTACGCCTTCTCCACGCCTACGTCGACCCCACCACCTCTGCCCCGCAGCGGCTCGAGGAGACGGTCGGCGGCTGGGTCCACGGCGATGTCATCACCCGGGTCGACACCGACCCGGCCTGGGACGCCGTCCGCCCGTTGCGCGCCTGACGAGCGCACCGCCCGGACCACGATGTGACCCACGCCACCGGGGCGTCGAGCCCTCGACATGTATTATCGTCATCATGACGACTGTCGACCTCCCGCTGCTCCCCCTGGGGCGCGGCACCGACCTGAACTCCGAGCGTGGCGTCGAGTGCCCCGGCGACCTGCCGGCGGCCTCCGACCCCGACCTGGTGAAGCGCGCTCTCGCCGCCAAGGAGAAGCTGGGCGAGAAGGTGTTCGTCCTCGGACACCACTACCAGCGCGACGAGGTCATCCAGTTCGCCGACGTGACCGGGGACTCCTTCAAGCTCGCGCGTGACGCGGCTGCCCGGCCGGACGCGGAGTACATCGTCTTCTGTGGCGTGCACTTCATGGCCGAGTCGGCCGACATCCTGACCTCGCCGTCGCAGGCGGTCATCCTCCCCGACCTCGCCGCCGGCTGCTCGATGGCCGACATGGCGCGGCTGGGCCAGGTCGAGAAGGCCTGGGAGGCGCTCTCCGAGGCGGGTGTGGCCGAGCAGGTCGTGCCGGTGACCTACATGAACTCCTCGGCCGACATCAAGGCGTTCTGCGGCCGCCACGACGGCGTCGTGTGCACCTCGTCCAACGCTCAGGCCGTGCTGGAGTGGGCCTTCGAGCAGAAGGACGACGCCAAGGTCCTCTTCTTCCCCGACCAGCACCTCGGCCGCAACACCGCGGTCCTGAAGCTCGGTATGTCGCTGGACGACTGCGTGGTCTGGGACCCGCTCAAGCCCGGCGGCGGCGTCAGCGCCGAGGAGCTCCGGGCGGCGAAGGTGATCCTGTGGAAGGGCCACTGCTCGGTCCACGGCCGCTTCTCCCCCGACACCATCGACGACCTGCGCGCCGAGATCCCGGGCGTGCAGATCCTGGTCCACCCCGAGTGCCAGCACGAGGTCGTCCTCAAGGCCGACCTGGTCGGCTCGACCGAGTTCATCATCAACACGATCGAGGCCGCTCCGGCCGGCACGGCCTGGGCGATCGGCACCGAGCTCAACCTGGTCAAGCGCCTGGCCGCCGCCCACCCCGACAAGCGGATCGTCTTCCTCGACCGCACCGTGTGCTATTGCTCGACGATGAACCGCATCGACCTGCCCCACTTCGTCTGGGCTCTCGAGTCCCTGGTCGAGGGCCAGGTCGTCAACCGCATCGAGGTCGACGCGGAGACCGAGCACTACGCCAAGCTGGCCCTCCAGCGCATGCTCGACCTGCCCGGCAAGACGCAGGACGACTGACCCCTTCCAGCCGAGGCGTCGGCTACGTCGGCCGAGGTGGCACTCCGGTGCCACCTCGGCCGACGTGCGTGACGCCTCGGCTGCGGTCAGCTGGTGGGGAGACGTACGGCGATCGTGGTGTCGCCGGGGACGCTGGTCAGACTCACGGTGCCGCCGTGGGCGGTGACGATGGCGTGGACGAGGGCGAGGCCGAGGCCGGCGCCGCCGTCGCGCTGACGAGCCTCGTCGGCCCGGGTGAAGCGCTCGAAGGCGTGCGGGACCAGAGCGGGCGGGAAGCCGGGGCCGTCGTCGTGGACGTCGAAGCCGTCAGGACGTACGCGGACCGTGACCGTGGTGCCGGCCGGCGTGTGCCGCCGCTCGTTGGTGAGCAGGTTGCTGATCACCTGGTGGAGCCGCTGGGCGTCGCCGGTGACGATCACCTCGGCGTCACCGGAGTCGGCGTCGGCGGGCAGCTCGAGCCGCCAGGTGTGTGAGGGGTCGACGACGCGGGCGTCGTCGACGGCCTCCAGGAGCAGCCGGGTCAGGTCGACCGAGTCACGAGCCAGCGGGCGACCCTGGTCGAGGCGCGCGAGCAGGAGCAGGTCCTCGACCAGCGCGGTCATCCGCAGCGACTCCTCCTCCACCTTGCCGAGCGCCGTCGGGACCGCCTCGGGCCGCTGCTGGGCGAGCTCGGTGTAGCCCCGGATGGTGGTCAGCGGGGTGCGCAGCTCATGGGAGGCGTCGGCGACGAACTGGCGTACCTGCTGCTCGCTGCGGTGGCGCTCGGCCAGCGAGGTCTCGACGTGATCGAGCAGCGAGTTGAGCGCGGCGCCGACCTGGCCGACCTCGGTGTCCTCGTCGGTGAGCCGCCCAGGGACCCGTTCGGTGACCGAGACCTCGCCGGAGGACAGCGGCAGTCCGGCGACGGTGTGGGCGGTGGCGGCGACCTCGCGCAAGGGGCTGAGCTGGCGGCGTACGACGAGGTAGCCCGCACCTGCCGCGCCCACGACGCCCAGCAGGATCAGCAGGGCCTCCCAGTAGATCAGGCTGTCGATGGTGTTCTCGACCTCGCCAGTCGACATCCCGACGACCTGCACCGCCTGCTCACCGGTGTCGAGGAAGCCGGATTCGGCCACCACACGGTAGTTGCCGTGATTCGGCAGTTCGACGTCGTGGGGTCGGGCGTCGACGCGTACGTCCTCGAGAACATCGAGGTCGGCGTCCGACAGCTCGTCGGCCGCATCCGGGACGAAGCCACCGATCTGGCTGTCGGGCGCGGACGACGCCGGGATGACCGCGCGGATCGCACCCGGCGGAACGTTGGCCATGCCCGCGGGCCCCGGACGGTTCACCGAGCGCGCCATCTCCTTGACGTCCCGGTCGAGACGCTCCATCAGCGTCTGGCGCAGCGCGATCGTGGCGAACGTGGCGATCAGGAGCGAGACGACCAGCACCAAGGAGACCGCGGTGATGACCAGGCGCGAGATGAGCGGCGCGACCAGCCGCTTCAGCCGGCTCACTCAGCGGCCTTCAGCACATACCCCGCGCCGCGCATCGTGTGGATCATCGGCTCCCGGCCGGCGTCGATCTTCTTGCGCAGGTAGGAGATGTAGAGCTCGACGACGTTGGCCTGACCACCGAAGTCGTAGGACCAGACCCGGTCGAGGATCTGGGCCTTGGACAGCACCCGCCGCGGGTTGCGCATCAGAAAGCGGAGCAGCTCGAACTCGGTGGCGGTGAGGCCGATCTCCTCCCCCGCGCGGTGCACCTCTCGGGAGTCCTCGTCCATCGTGAGGTCGCCGACGCGGATCACCGAGTGCTCCTCGATCCGGGTCGCGCCGGCCCGCCGCATCAGGGCACGCAGCCGCGCGACGAGCTCCTCGAGCGAGAACGGCTTGGTCACGTAGTCGTCACCACCCGCGGTCAGCCCCGCGACCCGGTCCTCGACCGCGTCCTTGGCGGTGAGGAAGAGGACGGGTACGTCCGGGCTGGTCGCCCGCACCCGGCGCAGGACCTCGAGCCCGTCGAAGTCGGGCAGCATCCAGTCGAGCACGATGGCGTCGGGGGCGGTCTCCTTCGCGGCGGCCACGGCCTTGGAGCCGGAATGGGCCATGGTGACGGCCCAGCCCTCGAACCGCAGCGCCATCGAGATCAGCTCGGCGATGTTCACCTCGTCGTCGACGACGAGCACCCGAAGGGGCGAGCCGTCGGGGCGAGTCAGGTCCTGTGCTCCGGTCATGACCCCATCATGCGTCCGTTTGCTGTGTGGCGCCTGTGAGGTCGCTGTGGTGTGTCGATGTCATCGCCGGCCACCTGGCACGGCGGGCACCTGTCCGCCCGGACCGACGAACCTCTGGACCTCACCACCCTGGCGCCCGAAGCTTTCCTGCCCGGAGGTGTCGCCGCCGGGCAGGTCCTGGGACAGGTCAGCCAGCGCGACCCGCTGCCCTTCCTCGAGACCGTCGGTGACCTCGATCCTGGTGTCGCCGACCAGACCCGTGGTGACCGGCGTGCGCTCGGCCGAGTCGCCGTCGACGACCGTCACCGAGCCGTCGGAGAGGGCGGAGGCCGGGATGGTCACGACGTCCTCCGCGGACCCGACGACGACGTCCACGGTGGCCGTGCTGCCGGCGAGCAGGTC includes:
- a CDS encoding glycerate kinase family protein; this encodes MRVLIAPDKYAGTLTASQAASAIAEGWRRTAPRDELSLAPMADGGPGFLELLHDVLGGDLREVEVRGPHGEPVSAQVLVDGATAYVESAQAAGLHLTGGEGAEQATSYGVGQLLLAARDAGASTVVVGLGGSGTSDGGAGLLAALGATADRPLDAGVAGLEGVTEVTMPEPLGLDIVIASDVDNPLTGLFGAVKVYGAQKGLAEETMPRWDGALQDLAAATSRKIATEKGAGAAGGMGFALLLLGATRRSGLDVVADLLGLPELAARADLVITGEGSFDPQSAAGKVPAGVARLAEQALRPCIVLAGKVSMSGREMRTLGIDAAYSLVDSVGEERALSQAYDSLVQVAARVARTWSADHRE
- a CDS encoding DUF695 domain-containing protein, whose translation is MRIFGRRGARDSESRRISAFWTWWAQKGALACGAALDADDQDALVTLLARRVDAMEAGLSWEVGPGPLGGRLLVVSAAGNPDHRALARRWLLAAPEPDGVSPWEFSDQRPPVDDPVEAVLTTPGGDALRLADVLVGARQKGAHFDLTLFHPAFLDLAEDARLQVAFHALDTTLGESSTELWIGEVETTTVRPHDGFGLDGLRAAVRNLRKEYVDPDGNPAWVLLHGESPRGPVIASAVVPLHPVTAPNLTHHVGVMVPYVGFAERGLPSADALHELSQLEDRLAMNLGPDGRVVAHETTNGVRLLHAYVDPTTSAPQRLEETVGGWVHGDVITRVDTDPAWDAVRPLRA
- the nadA gene encoding quinolinate synthase NadA — encoded protein: MTTVDLPLLPLGRGTDLNSERGVECPGDLPAASDPDLVKRALAAKEKLGEKVFVLGHHYQRDEVIQFADVTGDSFKLARDAAARPDAEYIVFCGVHFMAESADILTSPSQAVILPDLAAGCSMADMARLGQVEKAWEALSEAGVAEQVVPVTYMNSSADIKAFCGRHDGVVCTSSNAQAVLEWAFEQKDDAKVLFFPDQHLGRNTAVLKLGMSLDDCVVWDPLKPGGGVSAEELRAAKVILWKGHCSVHGRFSPDTIDDLRAEIPGVQILVHPECQHEVVLKADLVGSTEFIINTIEAAPAGTAWAIGTELNLVKRLAAAHPDKRIVFLDRTVCYCSTMNRIDLPHFVWALESLVEGQVVNRIEVDAETEHYAKLALQRMLDLPGKTQDD
- a CDS encoding sensor histidine kinase; translated protein: MSRLKRLVAPLISRLVITAVSLVLVVSLLIATFATIALRQTLMERLDRDVKEMARSVNRPGPAGMANVPPGAIRAVIPASSAPDSQIGGFVPDAADELSDADLDVLEDVRVDARPHDVELPNHGNYRVVAESGFLDTGEQAVQVVGMSTGEVENTIDSLIYWEALLILLGVVGAAGAGYLVVRRQLSPLREVAATAHTVAGLPLSSGEVSVTERVPGRLTDEDTEVGQVGAALNSLLDHVETSLAERHRSEQQVRQFVADASHELRTPLTTIRGYTELAQQRPEAVPTALGKVEEESLRMTALVEDLLLLARLDQGRPLARDSVDLTRLLLEAVDDARVVDPSHTWRLELPADADSGDAEVIVTGDAQRLHQVISNLLTNERRHTPAGTTVTVRVRPDGFDVHDDGPGFPPALVPHAFERFTRADEARQRDGGAGLGLALVHAIVTAHGGTVSLTSVPGDTTIAVRLPTS
- a CDS encoding response regulator transcription factor — encoded protein: MTGAQDLTRPDGSPLRVLVVDDEVNIAELISMALRFEGWAVTMAHSGSKAVAAAKETAPDAIVLDWMLPDFDGLEVLRRVRATSPDVPVLFLTAKDAVEDRVAGLTAGGDDYVTKPFSLEELVARLRALMRRAGATRIEEHSVIRVGDLTMDEDSREVHRAGEEIGLTATEFELLRFLMRNPRRVLSKAQILDRVWSYDFGGQANVVELYISYLRKKIDAGREPMIHTMRGAGYVLKAAE